A genomic window from Candidatus Methylacidiphilum fumarolicum includes:
- a CDS encoding aldo/keto reductase: protein MDYIQIPAIAEKVSRIALGTWVMGGWMWGGIDEKEAIQAIIKAVEGGINIIDTAPIYGFGKAEEIVGKALRLIGKSHPIVIATKFGLEWNQFGEIRRNSSPTRIKQEIEDSLRRLGLSVIDIYQVHWPDSKVPFEQTAECLLRLKEQGKIRAIGVSNFSTKQMELFKKAAPIHTNQPPYNLFEREIEKELLPYCIKEGIATLTYGVLCRGLLTGKFRPDSTFPNGDLRKIDPKFQGENFLRYLQAVEKFRPIAARYGKSLAQFAACWALMQPGVSVVLWGARRPSQIEEAFGATGWRLAQEDLRMIDKILTETIPQPIGPEFMAPIEG from the coding sequence TGGGTTATGGGTGGATGGATGTGGGGAGGAATCGATGAAAAAGAAGCTATCCAAGCAATAATCAAAGCTGTTGAAGGAGGAATCAACATCATTGATACAGCTCCCATTTATGGTTTTGGGAAAGCAGAAGAAATAGTTGGCAAAGCCCTTCGGCTCATAGGAAAATCCCATCCTATTGTCATCGCTACTAAATTTGGTCTTGAATGGAATCAGTTTGGGGAAATTCGGAGAAATTCTTCTCCAACAAGAATCAAACAGGAAATCGAGGATAGCCTAAGACGCCTTGGCCTCTCTGTCATAGATATCTATCAAGTCCACTGGCCAGACTCCAAGGTTCCTTTTGAACAGACCGCAGAGTGTCTTTTGAGGTTAAAGGAACAAGGGAAAATTCGAGCTATAGGGGTCAGCAATTTTTCAACGAAGCAAATGGAACTTTTTAAAAAGGCTGCTCCCATTCATACTAATCAACCGCCTTATAATCTGTTCGAAAGAGAAATTGAAAAAGAACTTTTACCTTATTGTATCAAAGAAGGTATAGCAACCCTGACCTATGGTGTACTCTGTAGGGGATTGTTAACAGGAAAATTTCGTCCTGACTCCACTTTCCCCAATGGGGATCTGAGAAAAATAGATCCAAAGTTTCAAGGAGAAAATTTTCTTCGGTATCTTCAAGCTGTGGAAAAATTTAGACCTATTGCTGCCCGCTACGGAAAATCATTAGCACAATTTGCTGCTTGTTGGGCTCTGATGCAACCTGGAGTGTCTGTTGTGCTTTGGGGAGCCAGACGTCCAAGTCAGATAGAAGAAGCCTTTGGCGCTACTGGATGGCGTTTAGCTCAAGAAGACCTTCGAATGATTGACAAGATCCTTACCGAAACCATCCCTCAACCTATAGGTCCTGAATTTATGGCTCCTATAGAAGGCTAA
- the lepA gene encoding translation elongation factor 4 translates to MEKIPRERIRNFCIIAHVDHGKTTLSDRLLQITGTVVESKLQNQMLDSMELERERGITIKAHPVTMTYFYPKEKQYYQLNLIDTPGHVDFSYEVSRSLSACEGALLVIDATQGIQAQTVSNVFLAEKHNLVLIPVINKIDLPTANPELVRKQLEEILAIPADTAILASGKEGIGIDEILQAIIRQIPPPRPFLDQILRALIFDSVYDPFKGVILYVRMFSGKIKKGEKILLLSTKKSYEVKEVGIFNPKMVPEEELYEGNSGYIIANIKDPSEIKIGDTITWETGGTSSPLPGFQEIVPMVFSGIYPLNSSEFEKLKNAIQKLQINDPAITISQESSVALGSGFRCGFLGLLHMEIVQERLRREYGVDILTTYPSVVYKVYLRSGEILEVDNPSKLPDPSTIEHIAEPLVNAYLIVPSENIGELMQLISEKRGSCETTETLDQNMVILHCIFPLNEILVDFNDKLKSITHGYGSMDYKPAGYRISDLVKLDILVNGEPIEALSCIVHTSKAESRGRAIIQKLKERIPRHLFKIALQAAIGSKIIAREDIGAIGKNVTAKCYGGDITRKRKLLEKQKEGKKRMKTFGKVDIPQEAFLEILKTDIKQS, encoded by the coding sequence ATGGAAAAAATCCCAAGAGAAAGAATTAGAAATTTCTGTATTATCGCCCATGTAGACCATGGGAAGACGACGCTTTCAGATAGGCTTTTACAGATTACGGGAACCGTTGTTGAAAGCAAACTACAAAATCAGATGCTTGATTCCATGGAGCTAGAAAGAGAAAGAGGCATCACCATTAAAGCCCATCCCGTAACCATGACCTATTTCTATCCCAAAGAAAAGCAATACTATCAGCTCAATCTGATCGACACCCCTGGACACGTCGATTTTTCCTATGAAGTTTCTCGAAGTCTTTCGGCCTGCGAAGGAGCCCTTTTAGTCATCGATGCAACACAAGGGATTCAGGCTCAAACGGTTTCTAATGTCTTCCTAGCAGAAAAGCATAATCTCGTTCTTATCCCCGTCATTAATAAGATAGACCTGCCAACGGCAAATCCTGAGCTTGTAAGAAAGCAACTAGAAGAAATTCTTGCTATTCCAGCTGATACAGCCATCCTTGCAAGTGGGAAAGAAGGCATCGGGATTGATGAAATTCTTCAAGCAATCATTCGCCAGATTCCTCCTCCGCGACCTTTTCTCGACCAAATTCTCAGAGCCTTAATTTTCGACTCCGTTTACGATCCTTTTAAAGGAGTCATTCTCTATGTTCGTATGTTTTCGGGAAAAATTAAAAAAGGAGAGAAAATCCTCCTTTTATCGACAAAGAAGTCTTATGAAGTGAAAGAAGTGGGCATTTTCAATCCCAAAATGGTACCAGAAGAGGAATTATATGAAGGCAATTCTGGCTACATCATTGCAAATATTAAAGATCCTTCCGAAATTAAAATCGGCGATACCATAACTTGGGAGACCGGTGGAACATCCTCTCCACTGCCTGGCTTCCAAGAAATTGTACCTATGGTTTTCAGCGGGATCTATCCGCTAAACTCCTCTGAATTTGAAAAACTAAAGAATGCTATTCAAAAGCTACAAATTAATGACCCAGCGATTACCATCAGTCAAGAAAGTTCAGTTGCCCTTGGTTCGGGATTCCGCTGTGGATTCTTAGGACTTCTTCATATGGAGATAGTCCAAGAAAGACTAAGAAGAGAATATGGGGTGGACATACTGACGACCTATCCTAGTGTCGTGTATAAAGTCTATTTGCGTTCCGGAGAAATCCTGGAAGTGGACAATCCTTCCAAACTCCCTGATCCCTCAACCATAGAGCATATCGCAGAGCCCTTAGTAAATGCTTATTTAATTGTTCCTTCTGAAAATATTGGGGAATTGATGCAGCTTATTTCTGAAAAAAGAGGCAGTTGTGAGACTACAGAAACCCTCGATCAAAATATGGTGATTCTACACTGCATCTTTCCATTAAATGAAATTCTTGTGGATTTTAATGACAAGCTAAAATCAATTACCCACGGCTACGGGTCGATGGATTATAAACCAGCAGGTTACCGGATCAGTGATTTAGTAAAACTTGATATTTTAGTCAATGGGGAACCGATTGAAGCTTTAAGCTGCATCGTGCATACATCCAAAGCGGAGTCTCGAGGCAGAGCGATCATTCAAAAACTCAAGGAACGCATTCCACGACATCTCTTTAAGATTGCCCTTCAAGCTGCCATAGGAAGCAAAATCATAGCCAGAGAAGATATAGGAGCTATTGGAAAGAATGTAACGGCTAAATGCTATGGGGGAGATATTACAAGAAAAAGAAAGCTGTTAGAAAAACAGAAAGAAGGCAAAAAAAGAATGAAGACATTTGGTAAAGTTGATATTCCTCAAGAAGCTTTCCTGGAAATCCTCAAAACAGATATAAAACAATCATGA